A window of the Aquarana catesbeiana isolate 2022-GZ linkage group LG05, ASM4218655v1, whole genome shotgun sequence genome harbors these coding sequences:
- the LOC141144096 gene encoding 5-beta-cholestane-3-alpha,7-alpha-diol 12-alpha-hydroxylase-like → MALFLPILLALLASVLGGLYMLGAFRKRKPNEPPLDKGSIPWLGYALEFRNNTAAFLQRMQKKHGDIFTVQIAGYYFTFVTDPLSFGPIIKESKKLDFVQFAAELVARVFGYHTTADDHKMLEKASTKHLMGDGLVLMTQAMMDNLQNLMLHNVGAGNGEKKWHQDGLFNYSYNIVFRAGYLALFGNEPPKSKGDVEMAKKLDRDISDELFYEFRKYDQLFPRLAYAVLTPKGKLEAERLKRLFWNMLSIKKTLQKENISGWVTDQFQFRAENGMPESMQDRFMFLLLWASQGNTGPASFWLLLFLMKNPEAMQAVSEEVQNVLKETGQQVKAGGLLINLTRDMLLKTPILDSAVEESLRITAAPVLIRAVKENLNLKMANGREFAIRKGDRVGIFPYTAVQMDPEVHPEPEKFKYNRFLNEDGSKKTEFYKNGKRVKYFTMPWGAGTTICPGRFFATNELKQFVFLMLLYFEFELVNPKEEIPPIDVSRWGFGTMQPTKDVQFRYRLRY, encoded by the coding sequence ATGGCTCTGTTCCTCCCGATCCTCCTGGCTTTACTGGCCTCTGTCCTTGGAGGCCTCTACATGTTGGGAGCGTTCCGGAAGAGAAAACCCAACGAGCCGCCATTAGACAAAGGATCCATCCCATGGTTGGGATACGCTCTTGAGTTCCGTAACAACACAGCTGCCTTCTTGCAGAGGATGCAGAAGAAACATGGAGACATCTTCACAGTTCAGATTGCTGGCTATTACTTCACCTTTGTGACCGATCCACTCTCTTTTGGTCCCATCATCAAGGAATCCAAAAAGCTTGACTTTGTGCAGTTTGCCGCAGAGTTGGTGGCAAGGGTGTTCGGCTACCATACTACAGCCGATGACCACAAGATGCTGGAGAAAGCTAGCACAAAGCACCTCATGGGCGATGGCCTTGTGCTCATGACTCAAGCTATGATGGACAACCTACAAAACTTGATGCTTCATAATGTTGGTGCCggaaatggtgaaaaaaaatggcatcaaGACGGGCTTTTCAATTACAGTTACAACATCGTCTTTCGAGCCGGCTACCTGGCTTTATTTGGAAATGAGCCACCTAAAAGTAAGGGCGATGTAGAAATGGCCAAGAAACTTGACCGTGACATCTCAGATGAACTGTTTTATGAGTTCAGAAAGTATGACCAGCTGTTCCCGCGCCTAGCTTATGCCGTCCTGACACCAAAAGGCAAGTTGGAAGCCGAACGGCTGAAGAGGCTGTTCTGGAACATGCTTTCCATAAAAAAAACCCTACAGAAGGAAAATATCAGTGGGTGGGTCACCGATCAGTTCCAGTTTAGGGCTGAGAATGGGATGCCAGAAAGTATGCAAGACCGGTTCATGTTTCTTCTTCTTTGGGCCTCTCAGGGTAACACCGGACCTGCGtctttctggctcctcctcttcctcatgaAAAACCCGGAAGCTATGCAGGCTGTAAGTGAAGAAGTTCAAAACGTTCTCAAAGAAACCGGGCAACAAGTCAAAGCAGGTGGACTGCTCATCAACCTCACCAGAGACATGCTGCTGAAGACACCCATTCTGGACAGCGCCGTGGAAGAAAGCTTGCGTATTACAGCTGCCCCTGTGTTGATAAGAGCTGTCAAAGAGAACCTGAACCTCAAGATGGCCAATGGAAGAGAATTTGCCATCCGTAAAGGAGACCGTGTAGGCATATTCCCATACACTGCGGTGCAAATGGACCCAGAGGTCCATCCCGAACCTGAGAAGTTCAAGTACAACCGCTTCCTCAATGAGGACGGTAGCAAAAAGACTGAATTCTACAAAAACGGGAAACGGGTGAAATATTTCACCATGCCGTGGGGTGCCGGCACCACAATCTGCCCCGGGCGTTTTTTCGCCACCAATGAACTCAAACAATTTGTGTTTTTGATGCTGTTGTATTTCGAGTTTGAGCTTGTGAATCCTAAGGAGGAGATTCCACCCATTGATGTGAGTCGTTGGGGTTTTGGAACCATGCAACCCACCAAAGATGTCCAATTCCGGTACAGGTTACGCTATTAG